The following are encoded together in the Oncorhynchus nerka isolate Pitt River linkage group LG23, Oner_Uvic_2.0, whole genome shotgun sequence genome:
- the LOC115106527 gene encoding gap junction delta-3 protein-like: MGEWSFLSGLFDALQVHSPMLGRFWLLLMLVFRILILGTVAGDLFEDEQGEFACNTLQPGCKQVCYDDAFPISQYRFWVFHIVLISTPSLIFLMYAMHHHNKRTMQLGQPRFSQLVSNAAREERHLRQLYVINVAFRLVTEVGFLVGQWWLYGFQVEAQFPCSRFPCPYTVDCFVSRPMEKTVFLCFYFAVGVVSALSSFVELVYASLKWFRPTGEQPEERVCDCQKLRNLQQEEVEMEEEEEQKRRGRTMSEGGSSSVRMKEGAVRGSASRKVSSIGHKSVGYQGNNQSTKTSVSPIFI, from the coding sequence ATGGGTGAGTGGAGCTTCCTCAGCGGCCTCTTCGATGCCCTCCAGGTCCACTCCCCTATGCTGGGCCGCTTCTGGCTGCTGCTCATGCTGGTCTTCCGCATCCTCATCCTGGGCACTGTCGCCGGCGACTTGTTCGAAGACGAGCAGGGGGAGTTTGCCTGTAACACACTGCAGCCGGGCTGCAAGCAGGTGTGTTACGATGATGCCTTCCCCATCTCCCAGTACCGCTTTTGGGTGTTCCACATAGTCCTCATCTCCACTCCGTCCCTCATCTTCCTCATGTACGCCATGCACCACCACAACAAGAGGACCATGCAGTTAGGCCAGCCAAGGTTCAGCCAGCTGGTTAGCAACGCCGCCAGAGAAGAGCGCCATCTCCGACAGCTCTATGTTATAAACGTGGCCTTCCGTTTGGTGACAGAAGTGGGATTTCTGGTAGGTCAGTGGTGGCTGTACGGTTTCCAGGTTGAGGCCCAGTTCCCATGCAGCCGCTTCCCATGCCCCTACACGGTGGACTGCTTCGTGTCACGCCCCATGGAGAAGACAgtcttcctctgtttctactTCGCCGTGGGAGTGGTATCTGCCTTGTCCAGTTTCGTAGAGCTCGTCTACGCTTCATTGAAGTGGTTCCGTCCCACCGGGGAGCAGCCAGAGGAGCGGGTATGCGACTGTCAGAAGCTCCGGAACCTgcagcaggaggaggtggagatggaggaggaggaggagcagaaaaGGAGGGGAAGGACCATGTCCGAGGGTGGGAGTAGTAGCGTCAGAATGAAGGAAGGGGCGGTGAGGGGCAGCGCCAGCAGGAAGGTGTCTAGCATTGGACACAAGAGCGTCGGATATCAGGGAAACAACCAGAGCACCAAGACCAGTGTTTCTCCTATATTCATTTAG